The Magnetococcales bacterium genomic interval GCAGCCACGGCCTGCGGTTTGAAAACGAACGGTCGCCCGGATCTGCTTTTGATTCACATGCACCCGGCAGCCTCGGTCGCCGGCGTATTCACCCGCAACCAGATGGCTGCCGCCCCGGTGCAAATATGCCGTCAGCGACTGGCTGGAGGCCGGGCCGAAGCCTTGCTGGTCAATGCCGGAAACGCCAATGCCGGCACCGGTCCGCAGGGCATGCACAATGCACTGACCGTCTCCGAGGCTGTGGCCCAGAAACTGGGCGTCAGCAACGACCATGTGTTTGTCTCCTCCACCGGGGTGATCGGACAACCTCTGAACGTGGCTAAAATTCGGGTGGCCATTCCGCATCTGGTCACCAATCTGCGGGCCGATGCCTGGGCCGATGCCGCCGTGGCCATCACCACCACGGACACTTTTCCCAAGGCCCGACACCGTCGCTGCATCCTGGATGGACGCCCCGTGGTCCTGGCCGGCATGGCCAAGGGTGCCGGCATGATTCACCCGGACATGGCCACTCTTCTCTCCTATGTCTTTACCGATGCAGCCATTGCGCCATCTGCCTGGCAACAGCTCCTCGCCCGGGCAGTCCAGGCCAGTTTCAACTGCATTACCGTCGATGGCGATACCTCCACCAACGACACCCTCATGGGCTTTGCGTCGGGCGTGGCCGGCAACCCCCTGTTGACCGACCCGGACTCCCCATCCGCAACGCCGTTGGCCAACGCCCTGAACGATCTGTGCCTGGAACTGGCCCATCTGGTGGTCCGGGACGGCGAAGGTGCCACCAAGTTCATCACCATCACCGTCGCCGGAGCCGCATGCGTCGAGGACGCGCAAAAAATCGGCAAAGTGGTGGCCCACAGCCAACTGGTCAAGACAGCCTGTTTCGGCAACGATCCCAATTGGGGACGTATTCTGGCCGCCATAGGCCGGGCCGGTGTGCCCATCGATGTCAATGGCGTGGACATTTTTCTGGGTGGGGTACAGATCGTCCAACAGGGAGGCTTGGCTCCCTCCTACACCGAGGCCCAGGGAGCCCATGTCATGGCGGCTCCCGAAATCACCATCCACATCGACCTCCATGCCGGCCAAGCCACCGCCACCACCTGGACGTGTGACCTCTCCCACGACTATGTCACCATCAATGCCGATTATCGTACCTGAATTGTAACAATTCATCACCCGGCAACGAATCGGGGTCCAGGAAGCTGGCGACCGGACAGGTCTGCGTAGTCAACCCGGCGCGAATTCCTGGGATCGATTCTTGCACGGTCAACCCGGCACGCTTTCTGGACGACTGACCCCAAAAATCTGCGCACCCCGCGAAGATTTCTGGAAGGGGCAAAACACACCATGAATTTTCCCAGGACCATTGCCGCAAAGTTGATCGTTTTCCAACTGTTCCTTCTCTTGACCGGTCTGGTCGGAGTGGGGTGGATCTCGTTTGTCGTGGTGGAAAACGCGGTGCTGGACAATGCCATCCTCACCATGCAGCGGGAGTTGGACCAGAAAATCAATGCAAGTGAAAAATTTCATGAAAAAGCCCAAAGCGACATGCGCATTTCCATGGGCAATACAATTTTCAGGGAATATTTTCAATTGCCGGAAACCCTGAACGGCAATCACTATGAAAATGGCGTCATTCAATTCACCCCTGCCCAGAAAGCGATTCGTCATCAACTGGACCATTGGATTTTGTCTCTGCATAAGCAGCTTCCCATTTCCGAAACCTGCCTGATCGACCGTACCGGCCAGGAACATCTCCGGGTGACCCGTGGCCAGGATGTCGCTGATGCGGAGCTGTCGAATGACGAAAATGATTCGCCTTTCTTTGCCCCAACCTTCCGGATGAAACAGGGAGAAGTCTTTATCGCCCCCCCTTACATCTCCTCGGATACCCATGAATGGGTTTTTTCCTATTCATCGCCGATTGTTCTTGACGACGGCAGCAAACCTGCCTTCTATCATTATGAAATTGCTCTCTCTCTTTTCAATCAATTGATCTCCGAAAAAAATCCGCCCGGAGAAAAAGCCCAATCCACGCCTACGTCTGCATTACCTCATGCAAGATTTTTT includes:
- the argJ gene encoding bifunctional glutamate N-acetyltransferase/amino-acid acetyltransferase ArgJ yields the protein MAVGTPPPIDFPPVPGFRVAATACGLKTNGRPDLLLIHMHPAASVAGVFTRNQMAAAPVQICRQRLAGGRAEALLVNAGNANAGTGPQGMHNALTVSEAVAQKLGVSNDHVFVSSTGVIGQPLNVAKIRVAIPHLVTNLRADAWADAAVAITTTDTFPKARHRRCILDGRPVVLAGMAKGAGMIHPDMATLLSYVFTDAAIAPSAWQQLLARAVQASFNCITVDGDTSTNDTLMGFASGVAGNPLLTDPDSPSATPLANALNDLCLELAHLVVRDGEGATKFITITVAGAACVEDAQKIGKVVAHSQLVKTACFGNDPNWGRILAAIGRAGVPIDVNGVDIFLGGVQIVQQGGLAPSYTEAQGAHVMAAPEITIHIDLHAGQATATTWTCDLSHDYVTINADYRT